In Salvia miltiorrhiza cultivar Shanhuang (shh) chromosome 4, IMPLAD_Smil_shh, whole genome shotgun sequence, the DNA window CCCATTCTTTCCTATAATGCCATGCCCTGCCTCGAGCACCACAAAATCGGCTAGTAtcgtgattcctctcaccatgacttcaacatcttttaaCATACCACGAGTGCTACAATTTGCCCCATCAGCTAATTGAAGTCTTGTTTTCGTGCTTTTAAGCTCctcttccttcctgcccaatttctgaaaaatagcatatggcatcaaattgactgccgcacccaagtctaacatacCCGCGAATTCTCCAGCTCGACCCAAGCTAATACCAATCATGAAACTCCCtggatcttctttctttggtaatggttgggttggatcgacaattgatggtggcagaggcgggctgggcttcggtggttgatattgcgtacttgatttgtgaagtctctgctctggccttatcaactctggcgctctcctctgctctgtcatccttctcctctgctcAGGCTGCCAAGTCAGAGATGTCAgcctagtctgctctggcatcctcgccagagctaGCACTTGATGAGTTtggatctgctgctgctgtagctggtcCATCGTGCCCGACAGTTGCCCCACAGTTGTCTCGAGGCGTTTGATAGTGGCAGCTTGAGACTCCATACTTTGCTTGGTCATCTCAAAGTTTTGCTTACTAACCTCTATAAAAGCCTGCATAGTCTCCTCCAGGGACTGTTTTTGCGGAGGTATTGGCTGTTGTGGAGCATTCTGGAATTGTTGAGCAGGCTGAAAATTCCTTTGGTGttgacctctccatccaccattgctttgattataatttatgctcTGTGCAGGGACAGGTGCAGCTTCCGTATGGCTCATCTTGATCTGCTGTACTTCGCGCGTGATTGACGCTAATTGCTTTTGCAGCTCGTACTGGTTCGTcacagcgctggcctcaactctctttccACGCACCGACTTTTGTTGAGAGCTCTCCGCTAATGTTTTGAATATCTCCTTCAGCTCTGTAGCAGTCTTCCAAGCTATGTTCCCTCCTGcggtgctgtccaccataaattgggcagtttgcactaacccatcgtagaaaacttgcatcaacatcacgttggggaattgatgttgcgggcactggcggaggagttcttggaatctatcccatcactactagaaaaacgctcatagataacggattttatccgttatctatgagcaaaaaaaccgttgtgtatagtggtgttatctattctatacgtcatacacaacggtttcaaaccgttatgtatagtagcatagataacggtatgatgcgtcatacataacagtacgcatccgttatctataaaggttatacataacggtttttcaccgttatgtattaagatttttccgttatgtattaattttttttatattttttttatcatagttaacagttttttgcactttttataacggttttaaccgttatctttgatagaatacataacggtttttcaccgttatgtattaagatttttccgttatgtattaatttttttttttaatcatagttaacagttttttgcactttttataacggttttaaccgttatctttgatagaatacataacggttttttgcactttttataactattttttgcactttttataacgatttttgcagtttttataacgattttaaccgttatatttgattagaatacataacgattttttgcaccttttataacagtttttttgcactttttataattgtagtatatttttaaattttgcaatttttataaaatgacaaaatgataaaatcaacaataacaattttatatatcatccaaaatattcataccatccaaatgaaccaagtatcaagtatacatcatcattgcatattcgattcaaaattgaaagtaccaactatcttatagctaaaacaaaaatctatcatactaTGAATTCTAGCACTaagtcctcaagaactagttGCTCTTTCCTGAAATCCttcttcctcatgaaagtaATCTGCAATAGAGATTTAgtgaaaaatgaagaatgaCCGCTACCTTCAGAATTATTAAAGTGACAAACTAAAAATAGGCACCAAGAGAAACCAAAGAGAGGCTTACCCCACGCTGGACTCGAATCTCTTACCACAGTCATCCACACTCAACACACATTAGCAAATCGACATCTAAATCCCTGACCAAAAACAAATCAAATCCCTGACTAAATGCCTATCAGAGTTAATCAAACTAAATACTAAATGGTAGCCGTTTAATCAAGCTAAATGTCTGGTTTAAGGCATTCAAGCAGTAGAGTTAATCAAAAAAGAAAGTCAATGATTACCAAGCATCTCAGGCAGGGGAAAGTTACAGCAGACATCAAAATTCAGTAGAATCGTGGTAAACACAGAAACTTGATTTATATAACTCAAAACTGTAGAAACAAGTAAACCACATTTCAAACATCAGATTCTATCTTTTCAACCAAGCTTTGTGTGCTATCATAATTAATTACGCCAAACTTACATTCCCACTCCGGTGAATATAAACAGATACAACTTTCCAGTGAAGATCGCCTGCACCATCAACGTCCGAAATCAATTTCAAGATACtctaatatatatgtatagagagagagaaggttgATTTACCGTAAATAAAAACAAGTTATCTTCATATGAGTATATAACAAACCAAACATAAATCGAAAATCTACAGACTGATCCATCACATCACATTTGTGGGATAACAAGATTATAAAGTATAGTTCTGGCAGTTTGGCACTAAACTAAACTAAACCAATATACCTTTGGCATCAAGTTCTACATCTATCATCACAGTTAAAAGATCAACTCAATCACAAAAAGTTTAGAGATCTTGTTTCTTGCTAAATTTAGTTTATGCAGGAACAAGATTATTTGGAAAATCCAAGTATAGGAAGTTTTGTAGGCCTCAAAGGTTACTATTTATGCTTAAATTAAAGAAATCCAAATACATACTAAGTTGTTGTGGCTCACAGCCATGTTGCTGAAGGCACTCCCTCCTGCTCTGCTCAATGCATTGAACAATCTCTCACCCCAATCCTCTGTCAACTGAAATCACaacatatcatttgaacttgtGAGAATCAACTTTACCAAGTCTGCAACACAATTTCATAAAACAGATTCCAAAAACAAACAATTCATAAAAAACTACACTTACTCAAGCACAATTTTTTACACACAAAGCAGCCCCTTTCATATCTAACTCAAGACATACCCACTTTGTTTATTGTTCTTGAGAATCCTGATGTTCTTGGGAATAATGCAGCTTTTATTAATTCTAAAATTGGAAAAACATATAGTATATGTTCCAATTTGCTCATTTAGACTTTATCTCAATAATATAAAGAAAATTAGGTGCTTTTAGTTTCTGTTTTAATCACTACAAAGTGCAACAAATCTCATTCATGTTAATGGGAAATAAGgacaaaatacaaataatactatatattcAATAGTTGTATTCATTTAAACTTACTTGATGTATAGAACTCCCAAAAGATCAAATGTGACATGCAATCCCACAGGTGCCTACAGTCAAGAAAAATAAGTAATGTTAAGCATGCACGAGCGCTTCAACCTTTCCAAAATGAAATATGAAATTACAAGCATGAAGGCGTTATCAAAGGCAATTGATTGGGAGAAgtaacataaaaaggaaaatttaGGAAATTTTATTACTTTAGATTTTACAAGGCAAGTTGGGGCATTTCTTAAGCATTCTGCAGCTACCCCTCTGTAAGCTCTAACTAATCCTCCAGTGCCAAGTTTGATTCCTCCAAAGTACCTAACCAAAGAGAAACAAATCAATTGACCGATAGAACAATGACTAACAGACCTACAGCTAGTTCAATTCAAGCAGACACGAATGTTTGTGAAGGAGACCGCACTAACGTATTCCCGGGCCATTACATGCAATTGTTGTTTCAGGATACATTTTTCAAATGCTTGGATAAAGCGGGATATACTGCATATCAACATAGACATGTCATCATAATACACAAAGTCACAAACATAATACCTGATAACAACCACCATAACTCTATCTATCCCTGAAGACTCAATTGCTGATTGTATTGGCTTGCCAACTGTTCCAGATGGTTCACCATCATCATTACTCCGAAATTGATCCCCAATCTAAAACCaagtacaaaataaaatatcaagaTTTCAATACAAATGAGCTACATTTTGCACCTAATGCACTGATTGATGTGAAGTTTCCATTTTCTTGATGTGAGATTTGTCATTTTTTCTGATCATTTCCTAAGAAAAATGTTGATTGCCATCATGCTTAGTTAGGGCAGAGAATCATTTCCCCATTAAAGAAGTACGGACAGGATCAAGCTCAACAAAGAAACCATAAACACATAAATTCCTGCAACCTTAAATGCTGATGACGTATAGCAGCATGCAAATATAGAGAAACAAAATCAGACCTTGTAAGCCCAACAATTGTGAGTGGCACGGGGTTCACGGACCTGCTCGGCAGAAtcccatcaaaataaataagttataattaaaaaaaatgcgtCTCGAagttaaaacaaaaaaacaaaaaatgacgAAATGGTTGGGGAAATTGACCTCAGCAATGAATGAGAAAGTGGAGCGCTCATCAGAGATAGGGGCAGCAATGGCGATGAATTTGCTTTTCTTGATTTCTTTATCGAAAGAGACTCTCTCTTTGAGCGTGAAGAAGCGGAGAGCATTGACAAACCTTTGGCCTTGGTGCGTGGAGTTGTAAAAATGAAGAGGTGACAAGTGAGCGGCAGCGGCATGTGCTGCCGCTCATAAATTAAGCAACTTCTTTTCATAAAGTAGTGTTCaatattctcaaaaaaaaaaaaaagcagtcTTCAATTCAGAATAACCAAGAACAAAACGATGAactgaaacaagaaaaaaaaactagcgAAAATTCAAACCATAAATCCCTAAAATTCGAGTCCAAAATGCCCTAAAATTTGCTACCTAATGCACTCTTCAATTTCATTTAGTTGTTACCTGAAGAATGAGGGCGACTGTTGTCGGAGTCAGAGGCCAGGGGCAGTGGTGGTGCGATTGGAGCGGTGGTGGGCGCTGAGCCGACGACGGAGGTTGCtctgcccaaattcaaaaattacgcaaagatagaaatacatatagaaaatggagagagagagagtataccGTGGTGGTGGAAGCGAAAGAGAGGTGATGGGGATGGGGGGCGACGCCAGCAACGATGGGCGGGCTCTAGGTCGCGTAGCTCGCCGGTCTCCCTGAGATGGCGACGGCTGAGTTGTACCGAACAGAGAAGAACTAGGGCTCGACCAATCGAACAGAGAAGAACTAGGGCGCGGGGCAGCAGCGAGAGTGGGCGGCGACGGGCCGGCGtggggcagcggcgccggcggctgagtcgagaggggagagagagagagtcgagagacaGGGAGGACGAACAAACTAGGGCTTGTAGTTTTGgggttaatttctaaattttctaaataaaatctattcctttttttcttttttcttttttctcttttttcactttgaatattcaatttttggtatttagatttctaatttagattttatataagtgttacttaatgataaaacaaaaaaaaatgttactatgatttttttattttttaaaatctatatctaggaataaattcaaattttagggtaaacaatttatttgttatttttaatataatataatataatataatttttaaaaaattaataaaaaaattatacataacaatttttattgacgctcatacataacggttcaaaaaccattgtaaatgactcttatacataacggttctttaacgttatgaataaaccgttataaaagatggtcatagataacggtggcacaacggttttgtaataccgttatgtatgcaactaatagataacgcaaaaacataacgcattttttcaaaccgttatctatgcatatagacaacactacatagataacggatttttccaaaaccgttatctattcctaaaagtgcgctcatacataatggtttttgaaaaaaaccgttatctatgtactgttatgtatgtaaacttttgtagtagtgcatGCTTCATGTAGGGGCTCGTCCActccttgggtgaattccatgatttgcgttCTGAGCTCCTATATCTTGTGGTTCGGATAGTACtttagcatgaacttctcacaagcttctccccaagtggtgatagaattgggcggcagagttagcatccatgttctcgcccgatctttaagtgcataggggaagcacttgagcttaagttggtcctccgtgagcttcagcaatggaatggtttgaacttgtgtgcaaaaatcacggatgaattgtagggcatcttcactcggcatcccatagaacagaggtagaagacttgaatcattcggctttagattgtaatCTCTGACGGCGGGTGGAAGCACAATAGCCGATGTGTTGGTGTCTCCGATGACGGGCcgggtgaaatctcccatgtactccatgatCTGAtccatacacaacacttaacacacggattaaacgcaccgggtgggaggaaaagaaaagtaaaaaaaaaataaaaacgtaaagtaaagaaaacaagaaaaacggaaagaaaagtgacacaattaaacgcctaaaaccttccccggcaacggcgccaaaatttgactcaacctagaacacctctagtttgacttgcaatagaacaaggacatcctagtgatggtaagttgacccagtgtcatctctcaaggaagatctttaaaagcttttaattatgtcacaagaaagcagtaaaggttggGATTATTAACTAAAACTTGGAAAGTAAATTtacgtgaaattaaacttaactaggcaaaaaagaattattaactaatgctcgtaatttaaacttaactaaaaacttaatcttaaaattatctaggcgaattaaactattaaaccctaggcaagaatttaaagaacttaaattaaagaattaactagacaaatcaaatttaaataactttaatcaaaacttctaatctaatctaactaggcaaaaactaaatttgcagaatttaaagaaagcataagtaaaagcaaataaataaacttgattaaagaaataccgtaattcgtctcgagaagtaatctgtcacgtaattacaactctacacgggaactaatctaaaacatgaatttaaagaactataaactaaactaactagaacaaaaatcgaaactagaactatgaaagcaataaacctaagctttagctaacttggcgaaactaaagattagggcacgaaattgatattttacaatgaaaagtatgaccctatttatagacttcaaatccttctggatcaccatggaagttgccatgcaaagtagaattctaaaggcaatagaatcgtgcaagataaggcaacttccagctgtgacgcgtGCTCTGGAAATCATCTCCTCCCTAGCGGAAATCGTGGCTCTCGCCAGtggaacggcttccgctctggctttctccagcggaatgggtcgccagcggaatggtgatttctctggctatcgccagaggagcggtgatttctctggctatccaattccgctgtaatggacttctatcccctctgctctgactttcaacttctctggtgatgacttcgctacactggattcttgatttcgctgactccagagaaatggtgatttctctgtcgtttgattcctctgcacttatgactccagcagcgaagtgatttctctggcgcttttcGCGCTcgccttgattcctctgacatttccgattcctctggcgctttttcAGAGGAATGGTTATTTCGCTGCTCGGGAGCTTGGATTTCTCTGGCATcccattccgctgctctggcatgtgGGGCTTTCTTTCtcttacatgccagagtatgcacaaaaacacgattcttagcccaaactctccagaatttgcactcttcatttcgaaaacctaaatctcctgcaaagcataaaatacaccataaaacgcaccaatttccagaagatttaacttaaaatatgcacatgcaaacccctaaaattagaacaattaagcataaatcagtaaTATGAGTaaagaattgagaatgatgttagagctaagatagagatgttaTTTGTTTTCGAGTAGAGACGAAgtgcgagagatagagtcgagatagtgattgagaatttctatagagaggattaatctagagtgacgattagagtaatgacgagtgatgataTGTTTTAATGTGATTtatttgacgttatgtgatttatatgataCGTGCACACTTATGTTATTTGAGTCagtataattttcgaaattagcatttatattttgaattgcCGTCGTACACTTCTATACTCACAATCAATTTTTAATTCCTTTCTCACATGTGGATAATTAGCCGGATtaggcttgctgctaagggggagacaagttactattgagcattaaatgctacttatcttatggaataagaatcttgttaaaaccgaagcatctctctctctctccgtcatttctcatcatattcggcccttcaacttcttctctctccctcaagacattctctctctcctccattggagactaagctcaaaGCTTCACCAGTCACAACTGAGACAAAATACTCCGCaaaatctagccttaaacactttccacgcctgtttcaagaagatttgttgagttaCAATCTGAAGAAATCAATAAAAGATgccctttttcttgaaactctttgagtaagtgttctgatctTTTGAGTCTAGACTTGCTGTGAGGAGTATGTGATGATAGGTGTGAgtaataagatgttttaagcatgagaaatttccccttctcctttctttttcattttcgaaaaacttgggtGCGTGCCCTGTAAAAATCCTTCTTTTCTTAAATGGAGATGTGAAATGTGTTAATTATGTTGCTTTGTGTGTTATGTAATGCTTTGAAGTGATTAAAATGTGTTTTTGCAAAACCGAGTCTTGaggcatgagtttttacaaaatttagttgagataagattttgggaaaaaaaaaCCTGTCAGTGATGTCTTGCAagatgttttgatgttgagtaagaactCGTGATAGGATTAACgtgtttttgatgattttagatTCTGTAGAGTTCGTGAGTGAGTTATGATGATGTATGATAAGTTTcgatgtttttgagtgtttgatgatgtttgagaaagaaaaagttgatgagtttttcgagttgctcttgactaCATCGTTCTGTCTTGAGTCCTGCTCTACTcaaccgagaagtcattccttGGGCATGCcggagaaatcgtttccccgctggcatgccagagaaatcgttttcCCACAGGCATGCcggagaaatcgtttcccctcTGGCAcgccagagaattcatttccccgctgccctgccagcgagttcgattcctctgagctCGATTCCTCTGAGCTCAATTCCTCTGAgaacgattcctctgagttcgattcctctgagttcgattcctctgacgatcgattcctctgacgtttgatttctctggcaacagcgagttcgccattcctctggcatttcttcGCTGCTaagccagagagttcatgatttcgctgccttggcaagttgattcctctgccctggcgagtattTCTCCGCTGAGcttttccactctgaccaccgagcatttctctgctctggtccccGACTCAAACTTGTGTTTGCTTACTTGTGATATGTTTATGAGTGAAGttgtatgcttaagtgtttatgcatgcttatgtgcttgattgcttttaatctagccttttaAGCGTTAagttgagaataagattagagtttATGGTCATAGAGTCGAGTGATTAGACGGAGATAAACTGAGAATAATTATGATGAGTGTTATGATAAgattaaggttaagcttttTGTGAGGAAGTTTCTAACTAATTCCTCACTTGTCACATGCACTACTCCGACGTTACAACTACAGAGACCAGTCGATGACGTAATTGAAGATCTTCCCGAGTACCACCTACAGTAAGCCGAGCACTACAGGTGGGTagtatgttgagaatatgtTGAGTATGAAATTATACCAagttttctaaaatgatttagtgatgttatgagcttatcaaatgttgagttaaaatgatgtttatgaactgtttgacttgccaatatttctgatgatgaacttgtgtgttaccctctactgatgagacaaatttggatcctgccacaagcggggttgtgtacacagaggtgactgtgagccgtcttcgggttggccggtcacggtgcttgagaaggaggcctacttctcagtaccttggttacgatgatgagttgtagatgcggtacatacatgttgattattctgtctgcagacacttatttatgatgtttgattatgaaaactacATACACAGCTTCTTTGACGATTAACttaatttctgtgtattgctgatgttatggcaagcttcaaacatatagctctaagagcacttctCTTGTATTTCGgcgcctgcccactgagtattatgtactcacgccctgcatatatttctaaatgtgcaggttaagcatggACGGAGGATGGCGCGGTGTTGGCAGGGATCgttgtttcgagtgatcaccttttGATGTCTTTTCGCCTTTATGGCAGCATAATGTTTATGAAGTTGTTCTTGACTTACTTAAGAAATACACTCCcggctatatgtctccatacatatagttcgatcaccttttgttgtgtaactctgtatatatTAGAATCCTTGTACATGTTTGAACTACAACCATTTATTTATGTTGACACAAAACTCCAATGCTTGACTTTTATAGAAATGCCGATGTTGATAATCTAGAAGAATGTTAAAGTTATTACAAGTTGTTTTCGCTTCCGCACAAAGATGAGATTAGTTTTCCAGCCTTTGTTTCCTTcgtttattttagtcgtatcgatacccggtctacgctatcactggctaggcggcgggctgcgacaagAGAAGATGGCTTGAGTTAGTGAAAGATTATGATTGTGGGATCAATTATCACCCGGGAAAGGCTAATGTTGTAGCTGACGCTTTGAGTAGAAATAATCAAGTAGAATTGGGATTTCTCATTACCCAAGAAAAGGACTTGATCAAAGAATTTGAGGGGATGAAAATAGAAGTTAttttaccaccacaaacgacagagatTGTCATTGCCACATTGAGTATTGCATctgatttgcgatcaaggatTATCGAGGCGCATcgagaagatgagaaaatggagaaattgcgTGTGAAGATTCGAACTGAGAAAATGGAAGGTTATCAAGAAACGGCAGACAATGCCATCTTATACGAAAGAAGATtatgtgtgcctgataaagatgagttgaagaatgaaattttgagcgaagctcatgacactccCTACACTGCACACCCAGGAAccacgaagatgtaccaagatctgaaaacTAGGTTTTGGTGGGAATGAATGAAGAGAGAAATAGCagctttcgtagaaagatgtttagCATGTCAGCAAGTAAAAGCACTACACCAACGATCCTATGGCAAACTACACTCGTTAGAGATTCCAGAGTGGAAGTAGGATCACATAGctatggactttgtcactgGGTTGCCAAAGTCGAAATGAGGAAACACAGCCATTTGGGTAGTCgttgatagattgacgaagagtgcccaTTATGTACCTATTCCAATaacttatggatctgacaagctagctcagatctatgttcgagagatagtacgactgcatggagtaccgatgacgatcacaTCCGACAGAGATTCCAAATTTACCTCACAGTTTTGGATAagcatgcagaaagagttgggtactaaattgaactTTAGTACACCTTTTCATCCTCAGACAGACGGACAATctgaaaggactatacaagttcTGGGAGATATGATTCGAACTGTTGTGCTAGACAGAGGAACCCAATGGGAACAAGTTTTGCCCCTAAttgagtttgcatataataatagtttccagtcaactattaacatggcaccatatgaagccTTGTATGGGAAGAAGTGTAGGTCTCCGCTCTATTGGGATGaggtaggagagagaaaggtactTGGATATGAAGCAGTAGAAGAAATGATATCTACCGTGCGACAGATTCGTCAgagaatcaaggaggcccaagATCGTCAAAAATCCTACGCAGATACCAGAAGAATAGAGATTCATTTTGATGTGGGAAATAAAGTTTTTCTGaaagtttccccatctcgaGGAGTATATCGATTTGAAGTGAAAGGAAAGCTCAAACCGAGATACATAGGACCAtatgatatactagagaaagtaggccccgtTGCTTACAGACTTGCGTTGCCACCAAACTTCGCGAATGTCCACcatgtttttcatgtatctcaACTAAGGAAGTAcatgtttgatccaaaacacgtcattcaccaagaagaagtatccctggaaccggACTTGAGCTATGAGGAGAGGCCAGAAGTTATTATGGACAGGAAGATACAACAGTTGCGAAACAAATCAATTGCTTTGGTGaagatccaatggagacatcatggccaagaagaagcaacttgggaacttgaggagaagatgaaagagaagtaccacGAGATTTTTTCCCGAAGgtaaataacataaatttcgggacaaattttttttaagaggggtaggatgtaacaccccgcatttttcctcattataaacattttgagatttattttaGAGAACACTGAGATATAAACAAAAGCATATAATGAGATGAGGTATCCCAATAGATTCAGTTATTATGTTTTCAATAATGGGACAAGAATGAAGTAATAGAAAGAATAAGGATTTATAGAGATGCTGGTCGAACAAGAGTGAAGTTATAATTTCGTTTCTTTTAAATAGTTTTAGCAGCTCTGGtgatcgagctctgctctgctctggtggcagagctgaaatcgagctctgccACTGCTGAAATCGAGCTATGccttggtggcagagctgaaatcaaGCTCTGCTATGTTCTGGTGGCAGAGCTCTGCCTCGGGTTTTGTTTCGGATGATCGTCATTATAATGTAATTATATTCCTTGCGGTAACATCAAGATGTTGAGGTTTAATTTGAACTTAATCAAGAAATTTACTCccggctatatgtcttcatacatatagtctgttcgcattttgctgcgatactctgtaTATCCCGA includes these proteins:
- the LOC131023089 gene encoding uncharacterized protein LOC131023089, which produces MPEQRNGMPEKSKLPSSEITIPLKKRQRNRKSHAAAAHLSPLHFYNSTHQGQRFVNALRFFTLKERVSFDKEIKKSKFIAIAAPISDERSTFSFIAEVREPRATHNCWAYKIGDQFRSNDDGEPSGTVGKPIQSAIESSGIDRVMVVVIRYFGGIKLGTGGLVRAYRGVAAECLRNAPTCLVKSKVIKFPKFSFLCYFSQSIAFDNAFMLAPVGLHVTFDLLGVLYIKINKSCIIPKNIRILKNNKQSGLDVELDAKGDLHWKVVSVYIHRSGNITFMRKKDFRKEQLVLEDLVLEFIV